One part of the Thiomicrospira cyclica ALM1 genome encodes these proteins:
- a CDS encoding ATP-dependent DNA helicase codes for MAKPDLTAIFATDGRLSESIDGFQPRQAQVELAQAVAKTIDDDGLLVAEAGTGTGKTFAYLIPAILSGKKILVSTATKNLQQQLFSKDLPKLKKICQRYPKVLLLKGRENYLCQARLELAPLQEALTKAEKQTLGKLQVWAANTKTGDLSECPGLNEQDSLWQKVCAKLEFCQANNCQKDSECFYPQRKVQATEADIIVVNHHLFCADLALREQGINELLPACEVYVFDEAHQLADIAAQFLGFNLSRFQLEELVRDIKEAQAAEAADSQDLVDRAQALQAHIKTLNATLGSWDKRWTWQELQATTPFMDAVDELLSHLQALNDQLSQLEKRGKRLASLARKTQSWVESLAHWIQSDDPTQVRWVESSQARFRLSLVPLNVDGPFNRQRAALGGSWIFTSATLSVQGQFDYFMHRLGVQKAHTLALASPFDYTQQGAIYHPVGLPDPKQADYIKICLRAVWPLLQLSGGRAFLLFTSFKALNEAKAILATHWDGQLLVQGEGDKNSLLEQFKQAQRAILLGTQSFWEGVDVKGEALQLVMIDRIPFSPPDDPIVQAREAYLKAQGLNGFAHFQLPEAIMNLKQGCGRLIRDTADRGVLVLCDPRLTQKGYGKRIRDSLPPFPWYEQPEPVKAFLAEQAAVATPTKHQPENLSEKDV; via the coding sequence TTGGCCAAACCAGACTTAACGGCTATTTTTGCCACCGATGGCCGGCTTAGCGAGTCGATTGACGGCTTTCAACCCCGTCAAGCTCAAGTTGAACTAGCACAAGCGGTCGCTAAAACGATCGATGATGACGGTCTGTTGGTCGCAGAAGCCGGCACGGGCACCGGAAAAACCTTTGCCTACCTCATCCCAGCGATTTTATCGGGCAAAAAAATTCTCGTCTCTACCGCCACCAAAAACCTACAACAGCAATTGTTTAGCAAAGACCTGCCCAAACTCAAAAAAATCTGTCAACGCTACCCGAAAGTCTTATTACTCAAAGGTCGCGAAAACTACCTTTGTCAAGCACGGCTCGAACTAGCGCCCCTACAAGAAGCGCTAACCAAAGCCGAAAAACAAACCCTAGGCAAACTACAAGTTTGGGCGGCAAACACCAAAACCGGCGATTTAAGTGAATGCCCAGGGCTTAACGAACAAGACAGTCTCTGGCAAAAAGTCTGTGCCAAGCTTGAATTTTGCCAAGCCAATAATTGCCAAAAAGACAGCGAGTGTTTTTATCCGCAACGCAAGGTGCAGGCAACAGAGGCGGATATAATTGTCGTTAATCACCATCTGTTCTGTGCCGATTTAGCCTTGCGGGAGCAGGGCATTAACGAACTACTGCCGGCCTGCGAAGTCTATGTTTTTGACGAAGCCCATCAACTGGCGGATATCGCGGCACAATTTCTAGGTTTTAACCTCAGTCGTTTTCAGTTAGAAGAACTGGTGCGAGACATCAAAGAAGCGCAAGCCGCCGAAGCGGCGGATAGCCAAGATTTGGTCGATCGTGCCCAAGCCCTACAAGCGCACATCAAAACGCTCAACGCCACATTAGGCAGTTGGGATAAACGCTGGACCTGGCAAGAACTGCAAGCCACCACACCGTTTATGGACGCCGTTGATGAACTGCTCAGTCATCTGCAAGCACTCAATGACCAACTCAGCCAACTCGAAAAGCGGGGTAAACGTCTTGCTAGTTTGGCCAGAAAAACCCAAAGTTGGGTCGAAAGTCTGGCACATTGGATTCAAAGTGACGATCCAACCCAGGTTCGCTGGGTAGAATCCTCGCAAGCACGGTTTCGGCTCAGCCTAGTGCCGCTCAATGTTGACGGTCCTTTTAACCGCCAACGTGCCGCACTCGGTGGCAGTTGGATTTTCACCTCGGCAACCCTCAGTGTGCAGGGTCAATTTGACTACTTCATGCACCGACTGGGTGTGCAAAAAGCACACACCCTCGCACTGGCCAGTCCCTTTGATTACACCCAGCAAGGCGCCATTTATCACCCAGTCGGTTTGCCTGATCCCAAACAAGCCGACTACATAAAAATATGTCTGCGCGCCGTTTGGCCGCTATTACAGCTGAGTGGCGGCCGGGCGTTTTTACTCTTCACCAGCTTTAAAGCGCTCAACGAAGCCAAAGCCATCTTAGCGACTCACTGGGACGGGCAATTATTAGTCCAGGGCGAAGGCGACAAAAACAGCCTGCTGGAACAGTTTAAGCAAGCCCAGCGTGCGATTTTGTTGGGCACCCAGAGCTTCTGGGAAGGGGTTGATGTTAAAGGCGAGGCGTTGCAACTGGTCATGATTGATCGCATTCCATTTAGCCCACCCGACGACCCGATAGTTCAAGCCCGCGAAGCTTACCTTAAAGCCCAAGGTCTCAATGGCTTTGCGCATTTTCAGCTACCCGAAGCCATAATGAATTTAAAACAAGGTTGTGGGCGCTTAATTCGTGATACGGCCGACCGGGGCGTGCTGGTGCTATGCGACCCACGCCTCACTCAAAAAGGCTATGGCAAGCGGATTCGAGACAGCCTGCCGCCATTTCCTTGGTATGAACAGCCAGAGCCGGTAAAAGCGTTTTTAGCCGAGCAGGCTGCAGTTGCAACCCCCACTAAACATCAACCTGAAAACCTATCTGAAAAGGACGTTTAG
- the ykgO gene encoding type B 50S ribosomal protein L36: protein MKILSSLKSAKTRHKDCQVVRRRGKVYVICKTNPKFKARQR, encoded by the coding sequence ATGAAAATTTTATCTTCATTGAAATCAGCAAAAACACGTCACAAAGACTGCCAAGTTGTACGTCGTCGTGGCAAGGTTTACGTTATTTGTAAAACCAATCCTAAGTTCAAAGCGCGTCAGCGTTAA
- a CDS encoding ribonuclease HII, giving the protein MASTPNLEPIRLSPDSYASSVGIDEVGRGPLVGEVVAAAVILPANHGLPLADSKKLSASKRESLAAQIQAIALDYAIVGATPAQIDQLNILQATLWAMRQAVAQLSKPISHVYVDGNRCPAIDHACTPVIKGDARLDIISAAAIIAKVYRDQQMDLLDQRHPEYGFAQHKGYPTATHFAALAKYGPLPEHRRSFNLRLAQTN; this is encoded by the coding sequence ATGGCCTCAACTCCAAATTTGGAACCGATACGTCTCAGTCCTGACAGCTATGCTAGCTCGGTGGGTATTGATGAAGTTGGGCGCGGTCCTTTGGTAGGAGAGGTGGTTGCGGCCGCGGTTATCTTACCCGCCAATCATGGTCTGCCTTTAGCGGACTCAAAAAAATTATCTGCCAGCAAACGCGAAAGCCTCGCCGCACAAATCCAAGCCATCGCACTCGACTATGCGATTGTCGGTGCGACACCCGCTCAAATTGACCAGCTCAATATTTTACAGGCGACCCTGTGGGCGATGCGCCAAGCCGTCGCCCAATTATCAAAACCCATCAGTCATGTTTATGTCGACGGTAATCGTTGCCCCGCAATAGATCATGCCTGCACGCCGGTCATAAAAGGAGACGCGCGGCTAGATATCATCAGTGCCGCAGCTATTATTGCCAAGGTCTACCGTGATCAACAAATGGACCTACTCGACCAGCGCCATCCCGAATACGGCTTTGCACAACACAAGGGCTATCCCACCGCCACCCATTTCGCAGCGCTAGCAAAATATGGTCCATTGCCCGAACATCGGCGCAGTTTCAACTTAAGATTAGCGCAAACAAACTAG
- the lpxB gene encoding lipid-A-disaccharide synthase, whose product MNQTSQTPPVFAMVAGELSGDTLGADLMQGLLTRYPHARFVGIGGPKMQALGLEGWADMSQLSIMGFAEVIKHLPKLLKLRARLARQIIALKPHAFIGIDAPDFNLGLAKKLKQAGLVTVHYVSPSIWAWRPKRIHKIKASVSGMLVLFPFEEAIYQQQQIPVSCVGHPLAQQVPTNPDDPAAILAAKSALNILPEQPVIGVLPGSRLSEVTTMAPIYLDALLKLHPRFPLYQFVVPCVNQKIYDLLTELVAQQAPGLPIKLVQQPAQTVMQASELVLVTSGTATLETALMARPMIIAIKVHPLSYWLMKQMALLPWVGLPNILAQTPLVPEFIQQDACGDKLALALGELIEDGHARNTQRQGFLAIKQSLTRDSGQVAAHAVTAWSGLTSTRESP is encoded by the coding sequence ATGAATCAAACGTCACAAACGCCACCGGTATTTGCCATGGTGGCCGGCGAGCTCTCTGGCGACACCCTGGGCGCCGATTTAATGCAAGGTTTGCTCACTCGTTATCCCCATGCACGATTTGTTGGTATAGGGGGGCCTAAGATGCAAGCACTCGGCCTCGAAGGTTGGGCCGATATGAGTCAGCTGTCCATTATGGGCTTTGCCGAAGTCATCAAGCATCTCCCTAAATTACTAAAACTGCGTGCCCGCTTAGCCAGGCAGATCATAGCGCTCAAACCCCATGCATTCATTGGTATCGATGCGCCAGATTTTAACTTAGGTCTGGCAAAAAAACTCAAACAAGCAGGCCTGGTTACGGTTCATTATGTCAGTCCATCAATATGGGCATGGCGGCCAAAGCGAATCCACAAAATTAAAGCATCCGTCTCGGGGATGTTAGTGTTGTTTCCATTCGAAGAAGCGATATACCAACAACAGCAGATTCCCGTAAGCTGTGTCGGACATCCGCTTGCCCAGCAAGTGCCCACCAACCCAGACGACCCAGCCGCCATTCTTGCGGCAAAATCAGCGCTTAATATCTTGCCAGAGCAACCGGTTATTGGTGTATTACCGGGCTCAAGATTAAGTGAAGTGACCACCATGGCACCGATTTATTTGGATGCTTTGCTAAAACTACACCCACGTTTTCCGCTTTATCAGTTTGTGGTGCCCTGCGTTAATCAAAAAATTTATGATTTATTAACGGAGTTAGTCGCGCAACAAGCACCAGGCCTGCCTATAAAACTGGTACAACAACCCGCACAAACCGTCATGCAGGCGAGCGAACTGGTATTGGTTACCTCGGGAACCGCTACGCTAGAAACCGCATTAATGGCCCGTCCAATGATCATTGCGATAAAGGTACATCCGTTATCCTATTGGCTGATGAAGCAGATGGCATTATTACCCTGGGTCGGTTTGCCCAATATTTTGGCGCAAACACCCCTGGTTCCGGAGTTTATTCAACAGGATGCGTGTGGTGACAAATTAGCCTTGGCGTTAGGTGAACTTATTGAAGATGGGCATGCTCGCAACACCCAGCGCCAAGGGTTTTTGGCAATCAAACAATCGCTAACCCGAGACTCCGGGCAAGTGGCGGCGCATGCTGTGACAGCGTGGTCGGGGCTGACTTCAACAAGGGAATCACCTTAA
- the lpxA gene encoding acyl-ACP--UDP-N-acetylglucosamine O-acyltransferase has protein sequence MSVLIHPTAVIDPKAQLADDVKVGPFCVIGAHVQLEQGCQLDSHVVLDGHTRIGPNNRFFPFSCIGAAPQDKKYRDEPTEVRIGAGNTFRENVTVNTGTVQDLGYTAIGDNNWIMAGVHIAHDCEVGNNTIFANAVALAGHVKVDDWAILGGYTLVHQFCHIGAHAFCGMGSVINQDIPNYVVVSGNIAKPHGINAEGLKRRGFNETQISLIKKAYRLIYRKELKLVQAITEIQAINDSAGTLDSLLAFLSQDHHSGIIR, from the coding sequence ATGTCTGTTTTAATTCATCCCACCGCCGTCATTGACCCAAAAGCGCAACTTGCCGATGATGTCAAAGTAGGCCCTTTCTGTGTGATTGGAGCTCATGTGCAATTAGAGCAGGGGTGTCAGCTTGATTCTCACGTAGTCTTAGATGGGCATACACGCATTGGTCCGAACAACCGTTTTTTCCCCTTTAGTTGCATTGGTGCCGCGCCGCAAGACAAAAAATACCGAGATGAGCCGACGGAAGTTAGAATCGGGGCGGGCAATACCTTTCGCGAAAATGTCACCGTCAATACCGGAACCGTTCAAGATTTAGGTTATACCGCCATTGGCGATAACAACTGGATTATGGCTGGCGTTCATATTGCCCATGATTGTGAGGTGGGCAATAACACCATTTTTGCCAATGCCGTTGCCTTGGCCGGTCATGTTAAGGTCGACGATTGGGCTATTCTGGGCGGCTACACCCTGGTGCATCAGTTCTGCCATATCGGGGCGCATGCTTTTTGCGGTATGGGCAGTGTTATTAACCAAGATATACCCAACTATGTTGTGGTATCGGGCAACATCGCTAAACCGCATGGCATCAATGCCGAGGGTTTGAAGCGCCGTGGCTTTAACGAAACCCAAATTAGTCTCATTAAAAAAGCCTACCGTTTGATCTATCGCAAAGAACTTAAGCTCGTTCAGGCTATTACAGAAATTCAAGCCATCAATGATAGCGCCGGTACCTTAGACTCGTTGTTAGCCTTCCTTTCTCAAGACCATCACAGTGGCATCATCCGATAA
- the fabZ gene encoding 3-hydroxyacyl-ACP dehydratase FabZ, translating into MLDIKEIFDYLPHRYPFLLVDRVTEIELGVSLKAYKNITFNEPQFTGHFPNNPIMPGVMIVEAMAQCTGILAFKTQEKKSDGSTMYYLAAIDNCRFRQPAVPGDRLDFSVVTTGQKRGIWKFECETRIDGKVIASADLMCAERKV; encoded by the coding sequence ATGCTAGATATAAAAGAAATATTCGATTACTTGCCGCACCGTTATCCCTTTCTATTAGTTGACCGCGTGACCGAGATAGAACTGGGTGTATCACTAAAAGCCTATAAAAACATCACTTTTAACGAACCACAATTCACCGGGCACTTTCCAAATAATCCGATTATGCCCGGTGTGATGATTGTCGAAGCCATGGCTCAATGTACCGGAATATTAGCATTCAAAACGCAAGAAAAAAAATCAGATGGCAGTACCATGTATTATTTAGCAGCAATCGATAACTGCCGTTTTCGACAACCTGCAGTTCCTGGTGACCGCCTTGATTTTTCAGTGGTCACCACCGGTCAAAAACGGGGGATCTGGAAATTTGAATGCGAAACCCGCATTGATGGCAAGGTCATTGCCTCAGCGGATCTGATGTGTGCCGAGCGTAAGGTGTAA
- the lpxD gene encoding UDP-3-O-(3-hydroxymyristoyl)glucosamine N-acyltransferase: protein MNYSGQQLLNHLLQFGMDVQAHGPLPEQLSGIAPLDQATPEQMSFVSQSKHFNKVASSQAGLLLIKPHWLEKCQPPMSALLVADPYAAFAVLAQFFYQTPRPASGIHPQAVVNSGAHLASSAVIGPFVVIEAGAVIGEDVVIGSHCRIAAGSKIGARTRIDNNVSILHNCEVGNDCHIKSGAVIGGDGFGFAPHQGRWLKIPQVGRVIIGDRVSIGSNTCIDRGALEDTRIGDDCIIDNLIHIAHNVSVGKGTAMAAQVGIAGSTHIGEYCVFAGQAGVVGHTRIADKTTLMARGGIIANIDESGVYSGFPAVPHAQWQKTIIQTRKLTELTQRIKQLEKHLAKFSTDN from the coding sequence GTGAACTATTCAGGACAGCAACTCTTAAATCATTTGCTCCAATTTGGGATGGATGTGCAAGCGCACGGGCCATTACCCGAGCAATTAAGTGGTATCGCGCCTTTAGATCAAGCGACGCCCGAGCAAATGAGTTTTGTGAGCCAGTCCAAACACTTCAATAAAGTGGCCTCGAGCCAAGCAGGCCTGCTCCTCATCAAACCGCACTGGCTAGAAAAGTGCCAGCCACCGATGTCGGCATTGTTAGTAGCCGATCCGTATGCGGCTTTTGCCGTGCTAGCACAGTTTTTTTATCAAACCCCACGCCCGGCGTCGGGAATTCATCCACAAGCGGTTGTCAATAGTGGCGCCCATCTCGCATCATCAGCGGTGATTGGACCCTTTGTGGTTATCGAGGCCGGCGCGGTCATTGGCGAAGATGTCGTTATTGGTTCGCACTGTCGAATTGCAGCGGGTAGCAAAATTGGTGCGCGCACGCGTATTGATAATAACGTCTCAATCCTGCATAACTGCGAAGTGGGCAATGATTGTCATATAAAATCTGGTGCGGTGATTGGCGGCGATGGTTTTGGGTTTGCACCCCACCAAGGCCGCTGGCTAAAAATTCCTCAAGTCGGTCGCGTTATTATTGGCGATCGTGTTTCGATTGGTTCCAATACCTGTATTGACCGTGGTGCATTGGAAGATACCCGTATAGGTGACGATTGTATTATTGATAACCTGATTCATATCGCTCATAACGTAAGCGTGGGTAAAGGCACGGCTATGGCCGCGCAAGTGGGGATTGCTGGCAGTACCCATATTGGCGAATATTGTGTCTTTGCGGGTCAAGCTGGCGTGGTCGGTCACACCAGAATTGCTGATAAAACCACCTTGATGGCTCGAGGTGGCATTATTGCTAATATTGATGAATCTGGGGTCTATTCCGGTTTCCCAGCTGTCCCTCATGCCCAATGGCAAAAAACAATCATTCAAACGCGAAAACTGACAGAGTTGACACAACGTATTAAACAACTCGAAAAACACTTGGCAAAGTTCTCAACTGACAACTAG
- a CDS encoding OmpH family outer membrane protein — MQNLNGIKHMRQWLAVGFVTVWLGFQPLQTWAQSDAVKVGVVNVAVLLEQSPQAKSASAGLEQEFSAQQQELINLNSQMEQKQSELNRDRLAMTESQQNLREREVAILGREIQRKRNDVQELLNIRRNEELAKLQNVVNDAIRAVGQREGFDLILYEGIAFTSSRIDLTEQVLQYMTELHEQPGSNFNR; from the coding sequence GTGCAAAATTTGAATGGAATTAAACATATGCGTCAATGGTTAGCAGTGGGTTTCGTTACAGTATGGCTAGGCTTTCAGCCCTTACAAACTTGGGCTCAGTCAGATGCCGTCAAGGTTGGCGTTGTTAATGTTGCGGTTCTTTTAGAACAATCGCCACAAGCAAAATCAGCAAGTGCCGGTTTAGAACAAGAATTCTCGGCCCAACAACAAGAGCTCATTAATCTTAATAGTCAGATGGAGCAAAAGCAGAGCGAACTCAATCGTGACCGTTTAGCCATGACCGAGTCTCAGCAAAATTTACGCGAACGTGAAGTGGCGATTCTGGGGCGCGAAATTCAACGCAAACGCAATGATGTACAAGAATTGCTCAACATCCGCCGCAATGAAGAGCTGGCCAAACTGCAAAATGTGGTTAATGATGCTATTCGAGCAGTGGGTCAGCGCGAAGGCTTTGACTTGATTCTTTACGAAGGCATTGCGTTTACCAGCTCACGTATTGATCTAACCGAGCAGGTGTTGCAATACATGACCGAGTTGCACGAGCAACCTGGCTCCAACTTTAATCGTTAA
- the bamA gene encoding outer membrane protein assembly factor BamA, producing the protein MDKMITRYFKPKLLATLCALTVASGAVADDFVISDIQVQGTERIGFETLNTYLPVRVGETLTLGLEQESIRALFRTGFFNDIALFRGDNNELIIQVVERPSIADIVIKGNRLIKTDDLTKALTGLGITQGKIFNPVEMERVILDLRRQYHNQGYYAAQVQISVEDLPRNRVALNIDITEGAPASIERISLVGNNTYTDNRLKGQMLLKEVVVFGSADKYSRPKLQADLETLRSFYLDRGFAEFDINSSQVALSEDLTEVYISVNMTEGPQYRLDQLTFSGSGRIPEAELLELLNLEAGELFSRSRIIAGINAIRDRFSDIGFAFADVDPRIDLNQDEQLATINFVLDEGSHVYVRRIEIEGNTRTRDHVLRREMRQFEKAPYSLQAVRQSTSRLNRLGYFSSVNVDTRRVADDEVDLVIQVEEQPTGSFTAGIGFSQLDGISFNLGIAEKNLLGSGNELELSINSSVAIQSADIGFTNPYFTKDGVSLSTGVFYSKVNASELNITDYTLDRLGARISVGYPTSELTRLNMGLRIEEVGVNCNTSNFVDCNNFVDDFGKTNAVLSLTGGWRYDSRNSFFFPTEGHRASVSAQAAIPGTSDVTFYKVFLDEAWWTRINDDFTLKLSASLAFGEGYGDLNRLPFYERFFAGGIGSVRGFEPNSLGGFYTPDEGSNRPRGGDARAITTAELVFPMPLIEDSSNIRLSWFVDGGNIYANLDDVDPSAFRIATGLGFSWITPVGPLAFSFSRPIKTEKGDKTQSFQFSLGVPF; encoded by the coding sequence ATGGATAAAATGATTACTCGTTACTTCAAACCTAAATTGCTCGCAACCCTCTGTGCGCTGACTGTCGCATCGGGAGCTGTTGCGGACGATTTTGTAATCAGTGACATACAAGTACAAGGCACCGAACGTATTGGTTTTGAAACTCTCAACACCTATTTACCGGTTCGCGTAGGCGAAACCCTAACGCTTGGCCTAGAGCAAGAGAGTATTCGGGCGCTATTTCGAACCGGATTTTTTAACGATATTGCCTTGTTCCGGGGTGATAACAATGAACTTATTATTCAAGTAGTCGAGCGCCCATCTATAGCTGATATAGTGATCAAGGGTAACCGGTTGATTAAAACCGACGATCTAACCAAAGCACTTACGGGCTTGGGAATTACCCAAGGGAAAATTTTTAATCCGGTTGAAATGGAACGGGTTATCCTCGATTTGCGTCGTCAGTACCATAACCAAGGTTATTACGCGGCACAGGTACAAATTAGTGTCGAAGACTTGCCGCGCAATAGAGTCGCACTCAATATTGATATTACCGAGGGTGCGCCCGCATCTATCGAACGGATTAGCTTGGTGGGTAACAACACCTATACCGATAATCGCTTAAAAGGTCAGATGTTGTTAAAAGAAGTCGTTGTGTTTGGTAGTGCCGACAAATACTCGCGTCCCAAGCTACAAGCAGACTTAGAAACCTTGCGCTCTTTCTACCTAGACCGAGGGTTTGCAGAATTTGACATTAATTCCTCACAAGTGGCTCTGTCTGAAGATTTAACCGAGGTTTATATTTCGGTCAACATGACCGAAGGTCCGCAGTATCGGCTCGATCAACTCACCTTCAGTGGCTCTGGCCGTATTCCAGAAGCAGAACTGCTCGAGCTTCTCAATCTTGAAGCGGGTGAGTTATTTTCCCGCAGTCGTATCATAGCGGGTATTAATGCCATACGAGACCGTTTTAGTGACATTGGTTTTGCATTTGCAGATGTTGATCCACGCATTGACCTTAACCAGGATGAGCAATTAGCGACTATTAACTTTGTATTGGACGAAGGGTCACATGTCTATGTACGTCGTATAGAAATTGAAGGCAATACGCGAACACGAGATCACGTGTTACGTCGAGAAATGCGTCAATTTGAAAAAGCCCCTTACTCATTGCAAGCCGTGCGTCAATCGACATCACGATTAAACCGTTTAGGTTATTTCTCCAGTGTCAATGTCGATACCCGTCGCGTTGCTGATGATGAGGTGGATTTGGTGATTCAAGTTGAAGAACAGCCAACCGGATCCTTTACCGCCGGTATTGGTTTCTCCCAGTTAGACGGGATTAGCTTTAACCTAGGTATTGCCGAAAAAAATCTCTTAGGTAGCGGCAACGAGCTCGAATTAAGTATTAACTCATCGGTGGCGATTCAAAGTGCCGATATCGGCTTTACCAATCCCTATTTCACCAAAGATGGCGTCAGCTTATCAACTGGTGTTTTTTATAGTAAGGTCAATGCGTCAGAGCTAAATATTACCGATTACACCCTTGACAGACTCGGCGCACGCATCAGCGTAGGTTATCCAACATCCGAGTTAACGCGTTTAAATATGGGTCTGCGGATTGAAGAAGTTGGGGTTAACTGTAATACCAGCAACTTCGTGGATTGTAATAATTTTGTTGACGACTTTGGCAAAACGAATGCCGTTTTATCCTTAACTGGCGGTTGGCGATACGACAGTCGCAATAGCTTCTTCTTCCCAACCGAGGGTCATCGAGCCAGTGTTTCAGCGCAAGCCGCTATTCCCGGTACCTCAGATGTCACTTTTTATAAAGTCTTCCTTGATGAAGCCTGGTGGACGCGTATCAACGATGACTTTACGCTAAAACTATCTGCATCCTTGGCCTTCGGTGAAGGCTATGGTGATTTAAATCGCTTGCCATTCTACGAGCGTTTCTTCGCCGGGGGCATTGGCTCGGTGCGTGGCTTTGAACCCAACTCACTCGGTGGTTTTTATACCCCTGATGAAGGCTCCAATCGCCCACGTGGTGGCGATGCGCGAGCGATTACAACGGCAGAGTTGGTTTTCCCGATGCCCTTAATAGAAGATTCAAGCAACATACGTCTGAGTTGGTTTGTGGACGGTGGTAATATTTACGCCAATTTAGACGATGTTGACCCTAGTGCGTTTAGAATAGCCACAGGTCTGGGTTTCTCATGGATTACGCCAGTAGGACCCTTAGCCTTTAGCTTTTCTCGACCCATTAAAACGGAAAAAGGTGATAAAACACAGTCATTTCAGTTTAGCTTAGGTGTGCCTTTTTAG
- the rseP gene encoding RIP metalloprotease RseP produces MVSSVIWSIVGFIVLIGILVTIHEWGHYAVGRWFKVKAEVFSVGFGKPIWTRQVGETQFQLAAIPLGGYVRFLDERNGPVDPAEQARAFNRQSVYKRFAIVAAGPAINLLFAWLIYIFIYSVGVAQPKALFTLDQPGSPVAQALSPLGSMGESTEQAWWIIAVDGRDVYGWQGVSQGLVQGLINQHDTIKLTLSADIEASEPLVTQDVRLPISHLNINDFNADVLFELGWARYLPSLPAQLDRVIEASPAQQAGLRAGDIIERVNDNSVSSWQELVAWVHANPGQTAQITYRRDGAEFNTWVQLAALVVNGETRGQLGASVYQDPSIIRQYQQTQQLGLWSATVAGLEQTQALISMTLTMLKRMITGDISLSHLSGPISIADFSGQAIQSGWVQFLTLMALLSLSLGILNLLPIPMLDGGHLTYYVYEMIRGKPVSEGFEMAAQRVGFLMIAGLTLLAISNDLLRLSNG; encoded by the coding sequence ATGGTTAGTAGCGTAATTTGGTCCATTGTTGGCTTTATTGTATTGATCGGCATTTTAGTCACCATTCATGAGTGGGGGCACTATGCCGTGGGTCGCTGGTTTAAAGTCAAAGCGGAAGTGTTTTCAGTGGGTTTTGGTAAACCCATTTGGACGCGACAAGTCGGCGAAACTCAGTTTCAATTAGCCGCCATTCCATTAGGGGGCTATGTTCGCTTTTTAGATGAACGTAATGGGCCTGTTGATCCTGCCGAACAAGCACGCGCCTTTAATCGCCAATCGGTCTATAAACGCTTTGCCATAGTTGCCGCAGGGCCTGCGATCAATTTGCTGTTTGCGTGGTTAATCTATATCTTTATCTATTCCGTCGGTGTGGCCCAGCCAAAAGCACTGTTTACCCTAGATCAGCCCGGATCACCTGTTGCCCAAGCACTGTCCCCATTAGGTTCGATGGGCGAATCGACCGAGCAGGCCTGGTGGATTATCGCGGTTGATGGTCGGGACGTTTATGGTTGGCAGGGAGTATCCCAAGGTTTGGTGCAAGGGCTGATTAATCAGCATGACACAATTAAGCTCACCTTATCAGCCGATATTGAGGCATCCGAACCCTTAGTAACCCAAGACGTCAGATTGCCGATCAGTCATTTAAATATTAATGATTTTAATGCCGATGTACTATTTGAACTGGGTTGGGCACGATATTTACCGAGTTTGCCAGCGCAGTTAGACCGCGTCATTGAGGCCAGTCCGGCTCAACAAGCGGGTTTGCGCGCAGGTGACATTATTGAACGGGTTAACGACAACTCAGTAAGTAGTTGGCAGGAACTGGTCGCCTGGGTGCATGCCAATCCGGGACAAACGGCACAAATAACCTATCGCCGCGATGGTGCCGAGTTTAATACTTGGGTACAATTAGCGGCATTGGTTGTTAATGGTGAAACGCGCGGGCAGTTAGGAGCCAGTGTTTACCAAGACCCAAGCATCATAAGACAGTACCAGCAAACGCAACAGCTTGGTTTATGGTCGGCTACAGTGGCTGGATTAGAGCAAACTCAAGCCCTAATTAGTATGACGCTGACCATGCTCAAGCGTATGATTACCGGTGATATAAGTTTAAGCCATTTATCAGGGCCTATTAGTATTGCGGATTTTTCAGGTCAAGCGATTCAGTCCGGCTGGGTGCAATTTTTAACCTTAATGGCGCTGTTAAGTTTAAGTCTCGGTATTTTAAATTTATTGCCTATTCCCATGCTTGATGGGGGGCATTTAACCTATTATGTGTATGAAATGATACGCGGCAAGCCAGTAAGCGAAGGCTTTGAAATGGCGGCGCAACGTGTTGGATTTTTAATGATTGCAGGCTTGACGCTGTTAGCGATTTCCAATGACCTGCTAAGGCTATCGAATGGATAA